In Niallia sp. FSL W8-0635, one genomic interval encodes:
- a CDS encoding extracellular solute-binding protein: protein MKKLLGVFLFLMVLMVVVGCSKGKESGGEDSDTVTIEYWQYAYKAKVDLMDELIKEFEEANPGIKVKQTTFPYEQYNEKVATLVPAGRGPDVINLYYGWLPKYIDSGYLQPLPEDTFPVEQIESEYFSLVNAAKLDDKYWAIPTAVRTLALFYNKDLFEKAGLDPNSPPETWDELVDYAKKLTVRENGKLVTEGMAYEIGAQLNNWFYDALVYQAGGQGLSEDRKQILWDDTPAGLEAFTYLVEIGSKHKVGESGFYTDDVTAFKTGNAAMNIDGSFRLGTLATDAPDLNYGVAPLPSYKEKATQSSFWANGITAKVEGEKLEASKKFLAFLTSEEVMERWIDEVGELPAKEAVATQDKYVNDPLYGPFIEQLSYANAQFYVDETAQRQYVIDAVNEVLLNGVSIENAYEEFAEKSQKLYDDYWSKK, encoded by the coding sequence TTGAAAAAGTTATTAGGGGTATTTCTTTTTCTCATGGTGTTAATGGTAGTAGTTGGCTGCTCAAAAGGGAAAGAATCAGGGGGAGAAGACAGTGATACGGTAACGATTGAATATTGGCAGTATGCTTATAAAGCAAAGGTTGATTTAATGGATGAGCTAATTAAAGAATTTGAAGAGGCTAATCCAGGCATTAAAGTAAAGCAAACAACTTTCCCTTATGAGCAATACAATGAGAAGGTTGCTACATTAGTACCGGCTGGAAGAGGACCAGATGTTATTAATTTATACTATGGCTGGCTTCCTAAATATATTGATTCTGGCTATTTACAGCCACTTCCGGAAGATACATTCCCAGTAGAACAAATCGAAAGTGAATACTTCTCATTAGTAAATGCAGCGAAATTGGATGATAAATATTGGGCAATTCCAACCGCTGTTCGTACGCTAGCACTTTTTTATAACAAAGATCTTTTTGAAAAAGCAGGATTAGATCCGAATAGTCCACCAGAGACATGGGATGAATTAGTAGATTATGCGAAAAAGCTGACAGTCAGAGAAAATGGAAAATTAGTAACAGAAGGAATGGCATATGAAATTGGTGCCCAGTTGAATAACTGGTTTTATGATGCCTTAGTTTATCAGGCTGGCGGCCAAGGGTTAAGTGAGGATCGAAAGCAAATTCTTTGGGATGATACCCCTGCTGGATTAGAGGCCTTTACGTACCTAGTGGAAATTGGATCCAAGCATAAGGTTGGGGAAAGTGGTTTTTATACAGATGATGTAACAGCTTTTAAAACAGGCAATGCAGCGATGAATATTGATGGCTCCTTCCGTTTAGGAACTTTGGCGACAGATGCTCCAGACTTAAACTATGGAGTTGCGCCACTGCCATCCTATAAAGAAAAAGCAACGCAATCTTCGTTCTGGGCAAATGGGATTACCGCAAAAGTGGAAGGAGAAAAATTAGAAGCATCGAAAAAATTCCTAGCGTTTTTAACAAGCGAGGAAGTAATGGAACGCTGGATTGATGAAGTTGGGGAATTACCAGCAAAAGAAGCAGTGGCAACACAGGATAAATACGTAAATGATCCATTATATGGTCCATTTATTGAACAGCTTTCTTATGCAAATGCCCAATTCTATGTCGATGAAACGGCACAAAGGCAGTATGTTATTGATGCGGTGAATGAAGTATTGCTAAATGGGGTTTCTATTGAGAATGCTTATGAGGAATTCGCGGAGAAATCACAGAAGCTCTACGATGATTATTGGAGTAAAAAGTAA
- the argH gene encoding argininosuccinate lyase — translation MPDSRSPIYVNHILEPTYNFTKEHFLPYLLEINIAHATMLARQKILKIADTEKIIKANQAILANGYGKKYDPVFEDLFFMIEEDLKKEIGEELVGNMHIAFSRNDMDATMYRMVSREKLLHFLTLLIELKKVLLCLAKEHELTIMPAYTHNQQAQPTTFAHYLLAVDCSLERDLERGISLLKRINESPMGAAALGTSGFPIDRQFMATQLAFEKPMDNSYDSISAADYMLEIASVIKITLSTLSRFTHDLMFFATNEVDAIRLDESLVQTSSIMPQKRNPSSLEHTKSLISRTIGEVNTAFMMPHNAPFGDIVDIGDDIQPILINGFSHSYQIIELLTEILQHIEVNVDKLLTRCREGFSTVTELADVLVREYHLSFRDSHSIVRVLVRRLADAGKKIKDGSAALVNEIANEILGNQLILSEEHYKNAIDPYQFVMVRSVLGGPNPKETERQRIRSTQSLASFSKEVETYRQKFTSYKLLLRHNSYNMLSNNN, via the coding sequence ATGCCAGATAGTAGATCACCTATTTATGTAAACCATATTTTAGAACCCACCTATAATTTTACCAAAGAACATTTCCTTCCTTATTTATTAGAAATTAACATCGCCCACGCTACTATGTTAGCCCGCCAAAAAATTTTAAAAATAGCAGACACCGAAAAAATTATTAAAGCAAACCAGGCAATATTAGCAAATGGCTATGGGAAGAAGTATGATCCTGTTTTTGAAGATTTATTTTTCATGATAGAAGAGGATTTGAAAAAGGAAATTGGCGAAGAGCTTGTCGGGAATATGCATATTGCCTTTAGTAGAAATGATATGGATGCGACGATGTACAGAATGGTATCCCGTGAAAAGCTTTTGCATTTTCTCACCCTGCTTATCGAATTAAAAAAGGTATTGCTGTGTCTGGCAAAAGAGCATGAACTAACGATTATGCCGGCATACACCCATAATCAGCAAGCACAGCCAACTACTTTTGCCCATTATCTCTTAGCTGTTGATTGTAGTTTAGAGAGAGATTTGGAGCGAGGCATTTCCCTTTTAAAAAGAATCAATGAGTCACCGATGGGAGCTGCTGCTTTAGGGACTTCTGGATTTCCGATCGATCGACAGTTTATGGCGACACAATTGGCCTTTGAAAAGCCGATGGATAATTCCTATGATTCTATTAGTGCTGCAGATTATATGCTTGAAATAGCTAGTGTCATCAAAATTACTTTAAGCACCTTGTCTCGATTTACCCATGATCTCATGTTTTTTGCGACAAATGAAGTGGACGCAATCAGGCTAGATGAAAGCTTAGTGCAAACATCAAGCATTATGCCTCAAAAAAGAAACCCATCATCTTTAGAACATACGAAATCCCTAATAAGTAGAACAATTGGAGAAGTAAACACAGCTTTTATGATGCCACATAACGCGCCATTTGGAGACATTGTCGATATAGGGGATGATATTCAGCCTATTCTTATCAATGGTTTTTCCCATTCCTATCAAATTATCGAACTACTGACAGAAATACTTCAACATATCGAGGTGAATGTAGATAAGCTCCTTACTCGTTGCAGGGAGGGATTTTCCACCGTTACGGAATTAGCAGATGTATTGGTAAGAGAGTATCATTTATCCTTCCGCGATTCCCACTCGATTGTAAGAGTGTTAGTCCGGCGATTAGCGGATGCTGGGAAAAAAATTAAGGATGGCTCTGCAGCATTGGTTAACGAAATTGCCAATGAAATCTTGGGAAACCAATTGATTTTATCAGAGGAGCACTATAAAAATGCGATTGATCCTTATCAATTTGTCATGGTTCGTTCCGTTCTTGGGGGGCCTAATCCGAAAGAAACAGAGAGACAGCGGATACGGTCCACTCAAAGTCTAGCTTCATTTTCAAAAGAAGTAGAGACATATAGACAGAAATTTACTTCTTATAAGCTGTTACTGCGCCATAATAGCTACAATATGCTGAGCAATAATAATTAA
- a CDS encoding amidohydrolase family protein: MLFPNEFKVVDIHGHLPAKKGSSFIKRSKTGDAYNEERSERMRLTWDFPAPSEETEEQQAIPLMDRWLAELDTYGVEVMNFLTAEDNDDLAAKINQHPNRFIGFAHHAIENSDALPELKRAIEQLGLKGYKMFGPLVNRPLHDKELMPVWQYLSDNQLPVLIHFGLLGRAGGIVEHQNMSPLAIFQVAREFPDLPIIIPHFGAGYFKELLHLCWSCPNVYIDTSGSNQWVRWMPYPLDLETLFRKTFELIGPERIIFGTDSNGFPRGFSYRYLQDQVRVCREINMREDDIENIFGNNARRLLNLEMGVKPLNAR; the protein is encoded by the coding sequence ATGCTCTTTCCAAATGAGTTTAAAGTGGTGGATATCCATGGGCATTTACCTGCAAAAAAAGGAAGTAGTTTTATCAAAAGATCAAAAACGGGAGATGCGTATAACGAAGAAAGATCGGAAAGAATGAGATTAACTTGGGATTTTCCCGCTCCTTCTGAGGAAACAGAAGAGCAACAAGCAATCCCACTTATGGATCGATGGCTAGCAGAGCTTGATACATATGGGGTGGAGGTCATGAACTTTCTGACAGCGGAGGACAATGATGATCTGGCTGCGAAAATTAACCAGCATCCGAATCGATTTATTGGCTTTGCCCATCATGCTATCGAAAATAGCGATGCCCTGCCAGAATTGAAAAGAGCGATTGAACAATTAGGATTGAAAGGCTATAAAATGTTTGGGCCACTCGTTAATAGACCATTGCATGATAAAGAACTGATGCCAGTTTGGCAATATTTATCAGACAATCAACTGCCGGTCTTAATTCATTTTGGTTTGTTAGGTAGAGCTGGCGGAATTGTCGAGCATCAAAATATGTCGCCCCTTGCGATTTTTCAAGTAGCAAGAGAATTTCCTGACCTTCCAATCATTATTCCTCATTTTGGCGCAGGCTACTTCAAAGAGCTATTGCATTTATGCTGGAGCTGCCCGAATGTTTATATCGATACATCTGGCTCCAATCAGTGGGTGAGATGGATGCCTTATCCATTAGATTTAGAAACATTATTTCGAAAAACATTTGAATTGATTGGACCGGAAAGGATTATATTCGGGACAGATTCGAATGGCTTTCCGAGAGGTTTTTCCTATCGATATTTACAGGATCAAGTTAGAGTTTGTAGAGAAATTAATATGAGAGAGGATGATATCGAGAATATCTTTGGAAACAATGCTCGCCGTTTACTCAATTTGGAGATGGGAGTGAAGCCACTTAATGCCAGATAG
- a CDS encoding ROK family transcriptional regulator, translating into MSIVQSGTPNYLKMINKRKVLQEIMDGGELYSRASLAKALKLSKPTISALVDELVLEGWIYEKESMVAARRGGRKPVQLFFNKEYKYTIGMDIGGTSTEIAIMDLDGTCILHRKIDTQDGLQKDFIHLLVDEVNSMLEAKNISHAKVLAMAIGAPGITDSDQGIVMEAPSLEWLDYPLKNKMAKHFPFPIHIENDVNMAVLGECWKGAAKDKSHVVLITIGTGVGCGIVINGELFRGGQFAAGEIGYMITNKDQASQGFESVFEGYGFLENQVGGPSIVKQYKRGMQGTKFSAEKIFEKAIEGEALAMEIINEALDHLAVSLINVAALLNPECIVLGGGISKSGYWFLPKLQEKIEQYLPEQSRTEVMLTKLPQASLIGATVLCMKKDALLSR; encoded by the coding sequence ATGAGTATAGTGCAGTCAGGAACTCCCAACTACTTGAAGATGATTAATAAAAGGAAAGTGTTGCAAGAAATTATGGATGGAGGGGAGCTTTATTCAAGAGCGAGCTTGGCAAAAGCATTGAAGCTAAGCAAACCGACTATATCTGCATTGGTGGATGAGCTGGTGCTAGAGGGATGGATTTATGAAAAAGAAAGCATGGTAGCAGCGAGGAGAGGGGGAAGAAAGCCGGTCCAATTGTTTTTTAATAAAGAATATAAATATACAATTGGTATGGATATTGGGGGCACCTCTACCGAAATTGCGATTATGGATTTGGATGGTACATGTATCCTTCACCGGAAAATTGATACGCAGGATGGATTGCAGAAAGATTTTATCCATTTACTTGTAGATGAAGTGAACAGTATGTTAGAAGCCAAGAATATTAGTCATGCAAAGGTGTTGGCTATGGCGATTGGTGCTCCGGGAATCACTGATTCGGATCAGGGAATCGTGATGGAGGCACCAAGCTTAGAGTGGCTCGATTATCCATTGAAAAATAAGATGGCAAAGCATTTTCCTTTTCCAATCCACATAGAAAATGATGTGAATATGGCGGTGCTAGGAGAGTGTTGGAAAGGTGCTGCCAAAGATAAATCCCATGTAGTGTTAATAACGATTGGTACAGGAGTAGGCTGCGGGATTGTAATTAATGGAGAGCTATTTCGCGGTGGTCAATTTGCAGCTGGAGAAATAGGCTATATGATTACCAATAAAGATCAGGCTAGTCAAGGCTTTGAATCGGTGTTTGAGGGCTATGGTTTTCTTGAAAATCAGGTTGGTGGTCCGTCTATCGTGAAGCAGTATAAACGAGGGATGCAGGGAACAAAGTTTAGCGCAGAAAAAATCTTTGAAAAAGCCATCGAAGGAGAAGCTTTGGCGATGGAAATCATTAACGAGGCGCTGGACCATCTTGCTGTTTCGTTAATTAATGTTGCTGCATTGCTTAATCCTGAGTGCATTGTATTAGGTGGAGGGATTTCTAAATCAGGCTATTGGTTTTTGCCGAAGCTGCAAGAGAAAATCGAGCAATATCTACCTGAACAAAGTAGAACAGAGGTTATGCTAACAAAGCTGCCGCAAGCTTCCTTGATTGGCGCAACGGTGCTTTGTATGAAAAAAGATGCATTATTGTCTAGGTGA
- a CDS encoding DUF1398 family protein, which produces MNDKVTESEFQEIISRRSSGVIDFSQFLNELSKRGINEYEIEVATGQATYKGVYSAFKTDSQVNLVVSDDFNRNKVIEAIANISLPFLDFLQEIAEAGIVTYRVFIPEKKVIYLGARGEEIEEQLKI; this is translated from the coding sequence ATGAATGACAAAGTAACAGAAAGCGAGTTTCAAGAAATTATTAGCAGAAGAAGTAGTGGTGTAATAGATTTCTCTCAATTCTTAAACGAATTGTCCAAAAGAGGGATAAATGAATACGAAATAGAAGTTGCGACTGGGCAAGCCACCTATAAAGGAGTATATTCTGCATTTAAAACAGATTCCCAAGTAAACTTGGTAGTGTCAGATGATTTTAATAGAAATAAGGTAATTGAGGCAATCGCTAATATCTCTCTTCCTTTTTTAGACTTCTTACAAGAGATAGCTGAAGCCGGAATTGTCACCTATCGTGTGTTTATACCAGAAAAAAAGGTTATATACCTTGGTGCTAGAGGAGAAGAAATAGAAGAACAGCTTAAAATATGA
- a CDS encoding M20/M25/M40 family metallo-hydrolase — protein sequence MFKDLENLSTFNQVNLLTTSLVNIRSINGTKGEVEIADKIEGILRSFPYFKANPEMVWTQLLPNDGIGRKNVFARIKGNGESKKTVIYHAHLDTVGTEDYGKIQELANKPESLLEFFKSWDGNKEIQEQAKSGDWMFGRGAVDMKSGIAVHLANVLYWSEHRDMWDGEIIFMVNPVEENQHTGVIAAVDELLQLREEEQLDYIVAINTDYITSLFPGDERKYIYTGAVGKLLPCFYVYGRETHVGRTLDGLDPTLVTSELNRLINNNMELIEQVDGELMTPPSVLYHRDTKDFYNVQTAVTSHIYFNLMILEASPQVVVEKLKRIAIDAAKKTESYYQKQYQLYSIRNHFPVDSPNWELDVYTFEEYCEKLIKQGVDVEGISEKIALTHKEEDPRKVCFQIVDSLRQQDATGVPCIIIFFAPPYCPHNYLIGKSERDKRVMDVIDRMVEKWEAVSAEQFSIKRFFPYLSDSSYLSLHDTEEEIDSLIHNFPEWKSIYPVPVDRIRELNVPAINIGVYGMDAHRWTERVYKPYSFETLPHLIRDLTVAWLS from the coding sequence ATGTTCAAAGATCTTGAAAACCTATCCACATTCAATCAAGTAAACTTACTAACTACTTCTCTTGTAAATATACGAAGTATCAATGGGACAAAGGGAGAGGTAGAGATTGCTGATAAGATAGAGGGGATTCTGCGTAGTTTTCCTTATTTTAAAGCAAATCCTGAAATGGTGTGGACACAGCTTTTGCCTAATGATGGGATTGGGAGAAAGAATGTTTTTGCTAGGATAAAGGGGAATGGAGAATCGAAAAAGACTGTTATCTACCATGCTCATTTGGATACGGTTGGGACAGAGGATTATGGAAAAATTCAGGAACTAGCAAATAAGCCAGAGAGTTTACTAGAATTTTTCAAAAGCTGGGATGGGAATAAAGAGATTCAAGAACAAGCAAAGTCTGGTGATTGGATGTTTGGCCGTGGAGCTGTTGATATGAAGAGTGGCATTGCTGTTCATTTAGCGAATGTTCTTTATTGGAGTGAGCACCGCGATATGTGGGATGGAGAAATTATTTTCATGGTCAATCCTGTAGAAGAAAATCAGCATACAGGAGTAATTGCTGCTGTTGATGAGCTACTGCAACTTCGAGAAGAGGAACAACTGGATTATATTGTAGCAATCAATACGGATTACATAACGTCTCTTTTTCCAGGGGATGAGAGGAAGTATATTTACACTGGTGCGGTTGGCAAGCTTCTTCCTTGTTTTTATGTATATGGGAGAGAAACGCATGTTGGTAGAACGCTGGATGGATTGGATCCAACGCTCGTAACCTCTGAATTAAATCGTTTGATCAATAATAATATGGAATTAATTGAACAGGTAGACGGGGAGCTGATGACTCCTCCGTCTGTTTTATATCATCGCGATACGAAAGATTTTTATAATGTCCAAACAGCGGTAACGAGCCATATTTATTTTAATTTAATGATATTAGAGGCTAGCCCACAAGTGGTAGTTGAGAAATTAAAAAGGATTGCGATAGATGCAGCCAAAAAGACGGAATCTTATTATCAGAAGCAGTATCAGCTGTATTCCATACGCAATCATTTTCCTGTGGATAGCCCTAATTGGGAATTAGATGTTTATACGTTTGAAGAGTATTGCGAGAAGCTTATAAAGCAGGGAGTCGATGTGGAGGGGATATCGGAAAAAATCGCCTTAACGCATAAAGAGGAAGACCCAAGGAAGGTTTGCTTTCAAATAGTAGATTCCCTAAGGCAGCAGGATGCTACTGGAGTTCCTTGTATTATCATCTTTTTTGCACCACCTTATTGTCCTCATAATTATTTAATAGGAAAAAGTGAGAGGGATAAACGGGTAATGGATGTCATTGATAGAATGGTAGAAAAATGGGAAGCTGTTTCAGCCGAACAATTTTCTATTAAAAGATTTTTCCCCTATCTGTCAGACAGCAGCTATTTATCTCTTCATGACACAGAAGAAGAAATAGATTCCCTTATTCATAATTTCCCAGAATGGAAAAGTATTTACCCGGTACCCGTTGACCGAATCAGAGAGCTGAATGTTCCAGCAATTAATATTGGCGTATATGGGATGGATGCCCATCGTTGGACAGAAAGAGTGTATAAACCTTATTCCTTTGAGACATTGCCACATTTGATTAGGGATTTGACGGTGGCTTGGTTATCATAG
- a CDS encoding DUF1028 domain-containing protein: MKEYINKESLVATFSIVGADPNTGELGIAVQSKFLAVGSVVPWAKANVGAIATQSWANTTYGPEGLNLLEQGYSPNEVVSKLVQDDPGSAFRQFAVINAKGEVSAYTGEDCFDWAGHKIGKNHSAQGNILISEETVTAMSETFEQSEGPLTERLLAALSAAQKAGGDSRGKQSAAIYVVQAGAGYGGYNDVKVDLRVDDHPEPIEELARLYKLHQVFFSPSKQKVEIEGNLLNDIKDSLYKKGYLSKVSYNNYEGEVQDALRTYALKENFDDRWTEEHSIDLELLTNLKSS; this comes from the coding sequence ATGAAGGAATATATTAATAAAGAATCTCTAGTAGCAACCTTCTCCATTGTTGGGGCAGACCCTAATACTGGGGAGCTAGGGATTGCTGTTCAATCTAAATTTTTGGCGGTAGGCTCCGTAGTTCCTTGGGCAAAAGCAAATGTAGGGGCGATTGCCACTCAATCTTGGGCAAATACAACATACGGACCAGAAGGTTTAAATTTATTGGAACAAGGCTATTCGCCGAATGAAGTGGTGAGCAAACTAGTGCAAGATGACCCAGGGAGTGCATTTCGACAGTTTGCGGTCATAAATGCTAAGGGAGAAGTAAGTGCTTATACAGGTGAGGATTGCTTTGATTGGGCTGGTCATAAAATCGGTAAAAATCATTCTGCACAGGGAAACATTCTAATAAGTGAAGAAACCGTAACAGCAATGAGCGAAACATTCGAACAAAGCGAGGGACCGTTAACAGAAAGACTACTTGCTGCTCTTTCTGCTGCACAAAAAGCAGGTGGAGACAGCAGAGGAAAGCAATCAGCAGCAATCTATGTTGTTCAAGCTGGAGCAGGCTATGGTGGATATAATGATGTAAAAGTAGATCTGCGCGTAGATGATCATCCAGAGCCAATCGAAGAATTAGCCCGATTATATAAGCTGCATCAAGTATTCTTCTCTCCTTCCAAACAAAAAGTCGAAATAGAGGGAAATCTACTTAATGATATAAAGGACTCTTTATATAAAAAAGGCTATCTGTCCAAAGTTAGTTACAATAATTACGAAGGCGAAGTGCAAGACGCTCTAAGAACCTATGCTCTAAAAGAAAACTTTGACGATCGATGGACTGAAGAACACAGTATTGATTTAGAACTATTAACTAATTTGAAATCTTCTTGA
- a CDS encoding ABC transporter ATP-binding protein — protein sequence MKREQLKSSTLTKKNILEVKNLIKYFSSGTEVVKAVDDVSFSIKEGETLGLVGESGCGKSTTGRLTLRLLNSTSGSVQFNSEEITDMSQRRLKQLQKEMQIIFQDPFASLDPRKTIGETIGRPLTIHNIVPKRERFDRVLELMERVGLDPRWVNRYPHELDGGRRQRVGIARALSVNPKYIVCDEPVSALDVSIQAQVLNLMEDLQEEMGLTYLFISHDLSVVKHISDRIVVMYLGKVVEVAEADELFLNPKHPYTQALLSAIPEPTLHRRREKIILKGDVPSPKNPPSGCRFHTRCPLASDYCKTNEPKLESVNGHEVACHYAK from the coding sequence GTGAAGAGGGAGCAGCTAAAGTCTAGTACTCTTACAAAAAAAAATATACTAGAGGTTAAAAACCTTATCAAGTATTTTTCATCAGGTACAGAAGTAGTAAAGGCAGTAGATGATGTATCTTTTTCTATTAAAGAGGGAGAAACACTTGGATTGGTTGGGGAAAGCGGCTGTGGAAAATCGACTACCGGAAGATTAACCCTCCGCTTACTGAATTCTACTTCTGGTAGTGTGCAATTTAATTCGGAAGAAATAACAGATATGAGTCAACGGAGACTAAAGCAGCTCCAAAAAGAAATGCAAATCATATTTCAAGATCCTTTTGCTTCTTTAGATCCTCGTAAAACGATTGGAGAAACAATCGGAAGACCCTTAACTATTCATAACATTGTTCCAAAAAGAGAAAGATTTGATAGAGTCTTAGAATTAATGGAACGAGTAGGCTTAGATCCTCGCTGGGTTAACCGGTATCCACATGAATTAGACGGAGGTCGCCGTCAAAGGGTAGGAATTGCCCGCGCTTTGTCTGTGAATCCGAAATACATTGTTTGTGATGAGCCGGTATCTGCACTCGATGTGTCGATTCAGGCACAAGTATTGAACTTAATGGAAGATTTACAAGAAGAGATGGGATTAACGTATTTATTTATTTCCCATGATTTAAGTGTGGTAAAGCATATAAGCGATCGCATTGTGGTGATGTATCTAGGGAAGGTAGTGGAAGTAGCAGAAGCGGATGAGCTTTTCTTAAATCCAAAGCATCCGTATACACAAGCGCTTTTGTCTGCTATTCCAGAACCTACTTTACATCGAAGAAGGGAAAAAATCATTTTAAAGGGAGATGTACCTAGCCCCAAAAATCCGCCTAGTGGTTGTCGTTTCCATACTAGATGCCCACTTGCAAGCGATTATTGTAAAACAAATGAGCCCAAATTAGAGAGTGTAAATGGTCACGAAGTAGCGTGCCATTATGCGAAATAG
- a CDS encoding ABC transporter ATP-binding protein translates to MRESLLEIQDLHVHYTTEGKIVKAVNGVSLHLDRGETLGIVGETGAGKSTTALSIMRLIQTPPGNYANGKILFKGENLLALKETDMKKIRGNEISMIFQDPMTSLNPVYTVGDQIAEVIWTHEKVTKEKARKKAGSILELVGIPAERGAEYPHEFSGGMRQRVVIAIALACNPELLIADEPTTALDVTIQAQVLELMKKLKEELNTAMILITHDLGVVAEVCDNVAIMYAGEIVEYGTVEDIFNEPSHPYTKGLFDSIPKLDVRSKRLKPIKGLMPDPTDLPTGCIFHPRCPFSIERCQKEAPLAYKKGDIHHVACHLFDEYPIKGGEVSEEGAAKV, encoded by the coding sequence TTGAGAGAATCTTTATTAGAGATACAGGATTTACATGTTCATTACACAACGGAGGGAAAGATAGTCAAAGCAGTAAATGGCGTTTCCTTACATTTAGACCGAGGCGAAACATTAGGGATAGTAGGAGAAACAGGAGCAGGTAAATCGACGACAGCTCTCTCGATTATGCGCCTGATTCAGACACCTCCTGGAAATTATGCAAATGGAAAAATACTTTTTAAAGGCGAAAACCTGCTTGCTTTAAAGGAAACAGATATGAAAAAAATTCGTGGAAACGAAATATCAATGATTTTTCAGGACCCCATGACCTCTTTAAATCCAGTATATACAGTAGGGGATCAAATAGCAGAAGTGATTTGGACACATGAAAAAGTAACGAAAGAAAAAGCGAGAAAAAAGGCTGGTTCCATTCTTGAGCTAGTTGGTATTCCAGCTGAACGTGGTGCAGAATATCCTCATGAATTTTCAGGGGGAATGCGACAACGTGTTGTCATTGCCATTGCATTAGCCTGTAACCCAGAGCTTTTAATTGCAGATGAGCCAACTACTGCTCTTGATGTAACGATTCAAGCACAAGTACTGGAATTAATGAAAAAGTTAAAAGAAGAATTAAATACAGCGATGATTTTAATTACCCATGATCTCGGTGTAGTGGCTGAGGTATGTGACAATGTTGCGATTATGTATGCTGGCGAAATCGTTGAATATGGAACAGTGGAAGATATTTTTAATGAACCAAGCCATCCATATACAAAGGGGTTATTTGACTCTATTCCAAAGCTAGATGTTCGAAGCAAACGTCTTAAGCCGATTAAAGGTTTGATGCCAGACCCGACAGATCTGCCGACTGGCTGTATATTCCATCCAAGATGTCCATTTAGCATAGAACGTTGTCAGAAGGAAGCACCTTTAGCGTATAAAAAAGGCGATATTCATCATGTTGCATGTCATTTATTTGATGAATATCCAATAAAAGGAGGAGAGGTAAGTGAAGAGGGAGCAGCTAAAGTCTAG
- a CDS encoding ABC transporter permease, protein MQPLQQSNTNVASSVKIIKQKKRNPFADVSVRLYKNKMALLSFGFLVFLVLVALLADVIAPYSYEEQNLDEMLVGPNSAHWFGTDEYGRDILSRIIFGSRISLEVGFVAVFFSVTIGGIIGAISGYYGKKVDNLLMRLMDILLAIPGILLAIAIVNVLGPGLMNVMIAVGIASIPTYARIVRASVLSIREQEFVESARAIGENDFSIIFRYILPNSLAPIIVQATLGVAWAILSAAGLSFLGLGLQPPTPEWGAMLSAGRQYIFDAWWITTFPGLAIVLIVLALNIFGDGIRDALDPKLRK, encoded by the coding sequence ATGCAGCCATTGCAGCAATCTAATACTAATGTTGCTTCTTCTGTGAAAATTATCAAACAAAAGAAGCGTAATCCATTTGCTGATGTTTCGGTACGTTTATATAAAAATAAAATGGCCTTATTATCATTTGGATTTTTAGTATTTCTAGTGCTAGTTGCTCTATTAGCAGATGTTATTGCTCCTTATTCTTATGAAGAACAAAATTTAGATGAAATGCTGGTAGGACCCAATTCCGCACATTGGTTTGGAACAGATGAATATGGTCGAGATATTCTTAGCCGAATTATCTTTGGATCACGAATTTCTCTAGAAGTTGGCTTCGTAGCCGTCTTTTTCTCGGTGACGATAGGGGGAATTATTGGAGCAATTTCAGGTTATTACGGAAAAAAGGTTGATAATCTTTTGATGAGATTGATGGATATCCTTCTTGCGATTCCTGGAATATTGTTAGCTATAGCGATTGTAAACGTGCTTGGACCAGGATTAATGAATGTAATGATAGCGGTTGGTATTGCTAGTATCCCGACATATGCGCGTATCGTTCGAGCGTCTGTATTGTCTATCAGGGAACAAGAGTTTGTTGAATCAGCAAGAGCTATTGGAGAGAATGATTTTTCGATTATCTTCCGTTATATATTGCCAAATAGTTTAGCTCCTATCATCGTTCAGGCTACCTTAGGTGTAGCATGGGCTATTCTTTCTGCTGCAGGATTAAGCTTCTTGGGATTAGGCTTGCAACCACCAACTCCAGAGTGGGGAGCAATGCTGAGTGCTGGTAGACAATATATTTTCGATGCTTGGTGGATTACAACATTTCCTGGTTTAGCCATTGTACTTATTGTGTTGGCCCTAAATATTTTTGGAGATGGAATAAGAGATGCACTTGACCCTAAATTAAGGAAATAA